In Streptomyces sp. NBC_01717, one DNA window encodes the following:
- a CDS encoding winged helix DNA-binding domain-containing protein: MAAKTYSAARASLPVLSPRALGRATLARQLLLRRSPMSAKDAVGHLVGLQAQNTKPPYHQLFARLEGFDPAELSGLMESREVVRIVTLRSTIHTHTADDALTLRPLVQPARDRELKMFRNGLVGVDPDRLAALGRELVEARPRTPKEIREALLAEWPDADPQALTVAARCVLPLVQVTPRGLWGRSGQVALTTAEHWLGRPAEPTPTPDATVLRYLGAFGPASVKDMQTWAGLTRLREAFERLRSQLTTFRDENGVELFDLPDAPRPDADTPAPPRFLPEFDNVLLGHADRTRVIPPQYRGRNGNGNQTYGTVLVDGFLAAIWRIGAPGKKSGGKSVGEGIVTVQALGKLSRAERDAVTEEGLRMLATMAPTQAPAHDIRFAPFIDFGQ, translated from the coding sequence ATGGCCGCGAAGACATACTCCGCCGCACGCGCCTCGCTCCCCGTGCTGTCGCCCCGCGCACTGGGCCGCGCCACCCTGGCGCGCCAACTGCTCCTGCGCCGGAGCCCGATGTCCGCGAAGGACGCCGTCGGACATCTCGTCGGGCTCCAGGCACAGAACACCAAGCCGCCCTACCACCAGCTCTTCGCCCGGCTCGAGGGCTTCGACCCCGCCGAACTCTCGGGGCTGATGGAGTCCCGCGAGGTGGTCCGTATCGTCACCCTGCGGTCCACCATCCACACGCACACCGCCGACGACGCGCTCACCCTGCGCCCGCTGGTCCAGCCGGCCCGCGACCGGGAGCTCAAGATGTTCCGCAACGGGCTCGTCGGTGTGGATCCGGACCGGCTCGCGGCGCTCGGCAGGGAGCTTGTCGAGGCCCGGCCCCGTACCCCGAAGGAGATCCGCGAGGCGCTGCTCGCCGAGTGGCCGGACGCCGACCCGCAGGCCCTGACCGTGGCAGCCCGCTGCGTCCTGCCCCTGGTCCAGGTCACCCCGCGCGGGCTGTGGGGCCGCAGCGGCCAGGTCGCGCTGACCACCGCGGAGCACTGGCTCGGCCGGCCGGCGGAGCCGACGCCCACACCCGACGCGACCGTGCTGCGCTACCTCGGGGCGTTCGGCCCCGCCTCCGTGAAGGACATGCAGACGTGGGCGGGGCTGACCCGGCTGCGGGAGGCCTTCGAACGGCTGCGGTCGCAGCTGACCACCTTCCGCGACGAGAACGGCGTCGAGCTCTTCGACCTGCCGGACGCCCCGCGCCCCGACGCGGACACCCCTGCCCCGCCGCGCTTCCTGCCCGAGTTCGACAACGTGCTGCTCGGCCACGCCGACCGTACGCGCGTCATCCCACCGCAGTACCGGGGACGCAACGGGAACGGCAACCAGACGTACGGAACCGTGCTGGTCGACGGGTTCCTCGCCGCGATCTGGCGAATCGGCGCGCCCGGCAAGAAGTCCGGCGGGAAGTCCGTCGGCGAAGGGATCGTCACGGTGCAGGCGCTGGGGAAGCTCAGCCGGGCCGAGCGCGACGCCGTGACGGAGGAGGGCCTGCGGATGCTCGCCACGATGGCGCCCACGCAGGCACCCGCGCACGACATCCGGTTCGCGCCGTTCATCGACTTCGGGCAGTGA
- a CDS encoding DMT family transporter: MISVLFAILTALSNGAASVLQRRAARSVPDTEAMRLSLIGHLLRQKVWLAGIGLVIVAAVCQATALATGPISVVQPIFVIELPATLLLAGFVMRIRVPRGVWYGVAAVTFGLALGMASAAPGGGSSSVRGAAWIPALILTGIFEAALIAGARSTRGNPRGALLGLAAACGYALTAALMKDAMGRLGDGGGAAALMTSWQLYATAAAGVGSLFLLQNALQAGTLVAVQPMLTLGDAMISILYGVTLFGEHLRTDWWLLPELAALTLIALGCVELARSPLASGNAVPPSRGTRVK; encoded by the coding sequence GTGATCAGTGTCCTGTTCGCCATCCTGACCGCACTCAGCAACGGCGCCGCCTCTGTGCTGCAACGCCGCGCCGCCCGCTCGGTACCCGACACCGAGGCGATGCGTCTGTCGCTGATCGGCCATCTGCTGCGCCAGAAGGTGTGGCTGGCCGGGATCGGCCTGGTGATCGTCGCCGCCGTCTGCCAGGCCACTGCGCTGGCCACCGGGCCGATCTCGGTGGTCCAGCCGATCTTCGTCATCGAGCTGCCGGCGACGCTGCTGCTGGCCGGGTTCGTGATGCGGATCCGAGTGCCCCGTGGGGTCTGGTACGGGGTCGCTGCCGTGACGTTCGGACTGGCCCTCGGCATGGCCTCCGCCGCACCGGGCGGCGGCAGTTCCTCGGTGCGGGGCGCGGCGTGGATCCCGGCGCTGATCCTGACGGGGATCTTCGAGGCGGCGCTGATCGCCGGAGCACGGTCCACCCGCGGCAACCCCCGTGGGGCGCTGCTCGGTCTGGCCGCCGCATGCGGGTACGCGCTCACCGCCGCCCTGATGAAGGACGCCATGGGGCGGCTCGGCGACGGCGGCGGGGCAGCCGCTCTCATGACGTCCTGGCAGCTGTACGCCACCGCCGCCGCCGGGGTGGGATCGCTGTTCCTCCTTCAGAACGCCCTGCAGGCGGGCACCCTGGTCGCCGTACAGCCGATGCTGACGCTGGGCGACGCGATGATCAGCATCCTGTACGGCGTGACCCTGTTCGGCGAGCATCTGCGTACCGACTGGTGGCTGCTGCCCGAACTGGCGGCGCTCACCCTGATCGCCCTGGGCTGCGTCGAACTGGCCCGCTCACCGCTGGCATCCGGCAACGCCGTACCGCCCTCGCGCGGCACCCGCGTGAAGTGA
- a CDS encoding DUF2510 domain-containing protein: MTEMSPPGWHTDPGYTGTGPVQERWWDGSRWTDQLRMPPAVVRRRRIRIGVGVTAGVVVLAAIAGGVLMLTDDSGRTKNTSSDAASPAPSLPGGQDGQDGRGGPGDGGRSPAPDQQQPQQPPSEDGYVTDVMSGVSLPVPDGWKGQSATIGASVSTGTYTCPADTSQKCERGGVFAAPAQALKITESTAEAAAKADIAVNAKESYGGKAYGAISSHQQLKSEPVTVAGQKGYLVRWKVVTKKGDDGYVQSLVLPSPHSADMLVVVRSGFDISSKAPSLSVMDEITKGIKAASGTGSGSGQTA; encoded by the coding sequence GTGACCGAGATGAGCCCCCCCGGCTGGCATACGGACCCCGGGTACACAGGAACAGGCCCCGTTCAGGAACGCTGGTGGGACGGGAGCCGGTGGACCGATCAGCTCCGCATGCCGCCCGCGGTCGTCCGGCGCCGCCGGATCCGGATCGGGGTCGGTGTCACCGCCGGTGTGGTGGTCCTCGCCGCGATCGCGGGCGGTGTCCTGATGCTGACCGACGACTCCGGCCGTACGAAGAACACCTCCTCCGACGCCGCGTCGCCCGCGCCCAGTCTTCCCGGCGGGCAGGACGGCCAGGACGGCCGGGGTGGTCCCGGCGACGGTGGCCGGAGCCCGGCGCCCGACCAGCAGCAACCGCAGCAGCCGCCGTCCGAGGACGGCTATGTGACGGACGTGATGAGCGGCGTCAGCCTTCCGGTGCCGGACGGCTGGAAGGGGCAGTCGGCCACGATCGGTGCGTCGGTGAGCACCGGCACCTACACCTGCCCGGCCGACACCTCGCAGAAGTGTGAGCGCGGCGGAGTGTTCGCCGCCCCGGCCCAGGCGCTGAAGATCACGGAGAGCACGGCGGAGGCGGCTGCCAAGGCGGACATCGCCGTCAACGCCAAGGAGTCGTACGGCGGCAAGGCCTACGGCGCCATCAGTTCGCACCAGCAGCTCAAGTCCGAGCCGGTCACCGTCGCCGGCCAGAAGGGCTACCTGGTGCGCTGGAAGGTGGTCACGAAGAAGGGCGACGACGGGTACGTGCAGTCGCTGGTCCTCCCGTCCCCGCACTCCGCGGACATGCTGGTCGTCGTGCGCTCCGGCTTCGACATCAGCTCCAAGGCGCCCTCGCTCTCGGTGATGGACGAGATCACGAAGGGCATCAAGGCCGCTTCCGGTACAGGGTCGGGATCCGGACAGACCGCCTGA
- a CDS encoding nuclear transport factor 2 family protein codes for MTAYEDAVRRYFVAWNAATPEDVAKAVAAAFTEDATYTDPLADVRGHDGLAAAISGARQQFPGFEFKLTGTPDGHHDIVRFSWDLVSTADGSAPAAGSDVITLDDDGRISSVSGFLDRVPGA; via the coding sequence ATGACCGCATACGAGGACGCCGTCCGGCGCTACTTCGTCGCCTGGAACGCGGCGACGCCCGAGGACGTCGCCAAGGCCGTCGCCGCCGCGTTCACCGAGGACGCCACCTACACCGACCCGCTGGCCGACGTACGCGGCCACGACGGGCTCGCCGCCGCGATCAGTGGTGCCCGTCAGCAGTTCCCGGGCTTCGAGTTCAAGCTGACCGGCACCCCCGACGGGCACCACGACATCGTCCGTTTCAGCTGGGACCTGGTCTCCACCGCCGATGGTTCGGCGCCCGCCGCCGGGTCCGACGTCATCACCCTCGACGATGACGGGCGCATCAGCTCCGTCAGCGGCTTCCTGGACCGGGTCCCCGGCGCCTGA
- a CDS encoding aldo/keto reductase, which produces MTEYRNFGRTGVKVSPLCLGTMMFGARGNTDHDDSIRIIHHALDSGINFVDTADVYSAGESETIVGKALAGGRRDNVVLATKFHGSLGDDPNEQGNSRRWIIREVENSLRRLGTDWIDLYQVHRPEPDTDFDETLGALSDLVHQGKIRYIGTSTFEPSAIVEGQWIAERRGRERVVAEQPPYSLLARGIEREVLPVAQRYGLAVLSWSPLAGGWLTGRYRKGSGQPVSSRAERQAERFDIASPENNAKLDAAEALARLAEDAGLTLVQLALAFVLEHPAVTSAIIGPRTFEQLAGQLGADQVRLSGDLLDQIDKIVPPGTNLSSRDAGYQPAALTDPALRRRSARSA; this is translated from the coding sequence ATGACCGAGTACCGCAACTTCGGACGCACGGGAGTGAAGGTCAGCCCGCTCTGTCTGGGCACCATGATGTTCGGCGCCCGCGGCAACACGGACCACGACGACAGCATCCGGATCATCCACCACGCCCTGGACTCCGGCATCAATTTCGTCGACACCGCCGACGTGTACTCCGCCGGTGAGTCGGAGACCATCGTCGGCAAGGCGCTCGCCGGGGGCCGCCGCGACAACGTCGTGCTCGCCACCAAGTTCCACGGCAGCCTCGGCGACGACCCCAACGAGCAGGGAAACTCCCGCCGTTGGATCATCCGCGAGGTCGAGAACAGCCTGCGCCGACTGGGCACCGACTGGATCGACCTCTACCAGGTGCACCGCCCCGAACCGGACACCGACTTCGACGAGACGCTCGGTGCCCTCTCCGACCTGGTGCACCAGGGCAAGATCCGCTACATCGGTACGTCCACCTTCGAACCGTCCGCGATCGTCGAGGGCCAGTGGATCGCGGAGCGCCGCGGCCGCGAACGCGTCGTGGCCGAGCAGCCCCCGTACTCGCTGCTCGCCCGCGGCATCGAACGCGAGGTGCTGCCCGTCGCCCAGCGGTACGGACTCGCGGTGCTCTCCTGGAGCCCGCTCGCCGGCGGCTGGCTGACCGGCCGCTACCGCAAGGGGTCGGGCCAGCCCGTCTCCAGCCGTGCCGAACGGCAGGCGGAGCGCTTCGACATCGCGTCCCCGGAGAACAACGCCAAGCTCGACGCCGCCGAAGCCCTCGCCCGGCTGGCCGAGGACGCCGGGCTGACCCTCGTACAGCTGGCCCTGGCGTTCGTCCTTGAGCACCCGGCGGTCACCTCCGCCATCATCGGCCCGCGGACCTTCGAACAGCTGGCGGGCCAGCTCGGCGCGGACCAGGTGCGGCTGAGCGGGGACCTTCTCGATCAGATCGACAAGATCGTGCCTCCCGGCACCAACCTGTCGTCCCGCGACGCCGGTTACCAACCGGCCGCGCTGACCGACCCCGCGCTGCGCCGCCGGTCCGCCAGGTCCGCGTAG
- a CDS encoding ABC transporter ATP-binding protein, whose protein sequence is MTDCTNPETGTHRQPPPGWARRLLGYCLRHRTDLLLAFGAAVIAAVATATLPLVLRHVVDGVAAGTTASLLPWTVLLAAIGAVRFGASFTRRYRSGRLSLGVQYDLRNDAFAALLRLGGAQQDELRTGQVVSRSISDITLIQTLLQFLPNLTGNALMFLFSLVFMALLSPLLTVVALVVGPLLWLIALRSRRDLFPANWHAQQEAAEVASTVEATVTGVRVVKGFGQEQRELAGLEQRARKLFASRLRVVGFTSRYNPALQAVPALGQVAVLALGGWMALHGRISLGTFLAFTTYLGSFVTPVRQVATLLTVWQQARAGAERVLEVVDEAPVITDAPHARELPDEPPALSWRNVTFGFGDGAPLLRDFSLDIRPGETLALIGPAGSGKSTAAALLPRFYDVPAGSVRVGGSDVRELALASLRSRIGFVFEESLLLSDTVRANIAYGVPDATDEQVRAAARIARADEFIERLPQGYDTVVGEQGLTLSGGQRQRMALARALIGDPAVLVLDDATSAIDARVESQIHHRLREDTRRRTTLIVAHRRSTLELADRIAVLDDGRIVDTGTLDELRSRSGLFRNLLSTAEATAEATAEAAAEDTEGVTAADGAEPAADVPEPAGGTLTPHLWHRPDDSPSDQLEGTAVRAAQALAEAAATSGPGRGGPGGGVLGSAPPSAELIAGLARLPLPAADPQVPTGQAVAADPAFHLGTLLRPFRLPLLLGLVLVALDALAQITVPVLVRQGVDHGVAHHAGGVLLAAAAAAALVVAANWLIGVAQVRTTGRTGERLLYTLRVKTFAQLQRLGLDYYERELGGRIMTRMTTDVDALSNFLQTGLITAVVSLLTVLGVLVTLLVIDAELALVLLAALPLLIAATALFRHHSVPAYREARERISAVNACLQENVTAIRVTQAFRRERRNARDFAELAWSFRDSRLRAQRYMGTFFPFVEFLGTLSTAAVLAVGAGQVRSGALSAGTLIAFLLYVELFFSPIQQLSQVFDGYQQAVVGLGRLRTLMQTPTGTPPADDARPVGKLRGEIELDSVSFGYAGGGGRQVLHGVCLRIAPGETVALVGATGAGKSTVVKLLARFYDPSAGTVRVDGHDLRELDLPGFRRRLGVVPQEAHLFSGTVRDAIAYGRPDATDTEVEAAARAVGAHEMVAGLRLGYLQPVGERGRNLSAGQRQLLALARAELVDPDVLLLDEATASLDLATERRVAAATHVLARRRTTVVVAHRLTTAARADRVVVLDAGTVVETGTHAELLAAAGPYRRLWDAFRQSGDPAPADGHPQINELVKESAR, encoded by the coding sequence GTGACGGACTGTACGAACCCGGAAACCGGTACGCACCGGCAGCCGCCGCCCGGCTGGGCGCGGCGGCTGCTGGGCTACTGTCTGCGCCACCGGACCGACCTGCTCCTCGCCTTCGGCGCCGCCGTGATCGCGGCCGTGGCCACCGCCACGCTGCCACTCGTCCTGCGGCACGTGGTGGACGGGGTGGCAGCCGGCACCACTGCCTCGCTGCTCCCGTGGACGGTTCTCCTCGCCGCCATCGGCGCGGTCCGCTTCGGGGCGAGCTTCACCCGGCGCTACCGCTCCGGCCGGCTCTCCCTCGGCGTGCAGTACGACCTCCGCAACGACGCGTTCGCCGCGCTGCTGCGGCTCGGCGGAGCCCAGCAGGACGAGCTGCGGACCGGGCAGGTGGTGAGCCGGTCCATCTCGGACATCACGCTCATCCAGACACTGCTGCAGTTCCTGCCCAACCTCACGGGCAACGCCCTGATGTTCCTCTTCTCGCTGGTCTTCATGGCGCTCCTGTCACCGCTGCTGACCGTCGTCGCCCTCGTCGTCGGACCGCTGCTCTGGCTGATCGCCCTGCGCTCGCGCCGCGACCTCTTCCCCGCCAACTGGCACGCCCAGCAGGAGGCCGCCGAGGTCGCCTCCACCGTCGAGGCGACCGTCACCGGCGTCCGCGTGGTGAAGGGCTTCGGCCAGGAACAGCGCGAACTCGCCGGGCTGGAACAGCGCGCCCGCAAGCTCTTCGCCTCGCGGCTGCGGGTCGTCGGGTTCACCAGCCGCTACAACCCCGCTCTCCAGGCGGTCCCGGCCCTCGGCCAGGTCGCCGTCCTCGCTCTCGGCGGCTGGATGGCCCTGCACGGCCGGATCTCCCTGGGCACCTTTCTCGCCTTCACCACCTACCTCGGCTCCTTCGTCACCCCGGTCCGCCAGGTGGCGACCCTCCTCACCGTCTGGCAGCAGGCACGGGCCGGCGCCGAACGGGTCCTGGAGGTCGTCGACGAAGCACCGGTGATCACCGACGCGCCGCACGCCCGGGAACTGCCCGACGAACCCCCGGCCCTCTCCTGGCGGAACGTCACCTTCGGATTCGGGGACGGCGCACCGCTGCTCCGCGACTTCAGCCTGGACATCCGCCCGGGCGAGACGCTGGCCCTGATCGGTCCGGCCGGCTCCGGGAAGTCGACTGCGGCGGCCCTGCTGCCCCGGTTCTACGACGTTCCGGCAGGTTCCGTACGGGTGGGCGGCAGCGATGTCCGCGAACTCGCCCTGGCGTCCCTGCGCTCCCGGATCGGCTTCGTCTTCGAGGAGAGCCTGCTGCTCTCCGACACCGTGCGCGCCAATATCGCGTACGGCGTCCCGGACGCGACTGACGAGCAGGTGCGGGCGGCGGCCCGGATCGCCCGGGCCGACGAGTTCATCGAACGGCTGCCGCAGGGGTACGACACCGTCGTCGGGGAACAGGGCCTCACCCTCTCCGGGGGACAGCGCCAGCGGATGGCTCTCGCCCGCGCGCTCATCGGCGACCCGGCGGTCCTCGTCCTCGACGACGCCACGTCGGCCATCGACGCCCGGGTGGAGTCACAGATCCACCACAGGCTGCGCGAGGACACCCGGCGCCGCACCACGCTGATCGTCGCGCACCGCAGATCGACCCTGGAACTCGCCGACCGGATCGCCGTCCTCGACGACGGCCGGATCGTCGACACCGGCACCCTCGACGAACTCCGGTCCAGGTCGGGCCTGTTCCGTAACCTGCTCTCGACGGCGGAAGCGACGGCGGAAGCGACGGCGGAGGCCGCGGCCGAGGACACGGAGGGCGTGACGGCCGCGGATGGAGCCGAGCCCGCAGCGGACGTGCCGGAACCGGCCGGCGGCACCCTCACCCCCCACCTGTGGCACCGCCCCGACGACTCCCCGTCGGACCAGCTCGAAGGCACCGCCGTCCGCGCCGCCCAGGCCCTCGCCGAGGCGGCGGCCACCTCCGGGCCGGGGCGTGGCGGGCCCGGCGGCGGGGTCCTCGGCTCCGCCCCGCCCAGCGCCGAACTCATCGCCGGGCTCGCCCGGCTCCCCCTGCCCGCCGCCGACCCGCAGGTACCGACCGGGCAGGCCGTCGCCGCCGACCCGGCCTTCCACCTCGGCACGCTGCTCCGCCCGTTCCGCCTGCCGCTGCTGCTCGGCCTGGTCCTGGTCGCCCTGGACGCCCTCGCCCAGATCACCGTGCCCGTCCTGGTGAGACAAGGCGTCGACCACGGCGTCGCCCACCACGCCGGGGGCGTCCTGCTGGCCGCCGCCGCTGCCGCGGCCCTCGTCGTCGCCGCGAACTGGCTGATCGGCGTGGCCCAGGTCCGTACCACCGGACGCACCGGCGAACGCCTCCTCTACACCCTGCGTGTGAAAACCTTCGCGCAGCTGCAGCGGCTCGGCCTCGACTACTACGAGCGCGAGCTCGGCGGCCGGATCATGACCCGGATGACCACCGACGTGGACGCCCTGTCGAACTTCCTGCAGACCGGTCTGATCACCGCGGTGGTGAGCCTGCTGACCGTCCTCGGCGTCCTGGTCACGCTGCTGGTGATCGACGCGGAGCTCGCCCTGGTGCTGCTGGCCGCACTGCCGCTGCTGATCGCCGCGACCGCCCTCTTCCGCCACCACTCGGTCCCCGCCTACCGCGAGGCCAGGGAACGGATCAGCGCGGTCAACGCCTGCCTCCAGGAGAACGTCACCGCCATCCGCGTGACCCAGGCGTTCCGCCGCGAGCGCCGCAACGCCCGCGACTTCGCCGAACTGGCCTGGTCCTTCCGGGACTCCAGACTGCGCGCCCAGCGCTACATGGGCACGTTCTTCCCGTTCGTCGAGTTCCTCGGCACCCTGTCCACGGCAGCCGTACTGGCCGTCGGCGCGGGACAGGTCCGCTCGGGAGCACTGAGCGCGGGCACCCTCATCGCCTTCCTCCTCTACGTCGAGCTGTTCTTCTCGCCGATCCAGCAGCTCTCCCAGGTCTTCGACGGCTATCAGCAGGCCGTCGTCGGCCTGGGCCGGCTCCGGACGCTGATGCAGACGCCCACCGGCACCCCGCCCGCCGACGACGCACGGCCGGTCGGGAAGCTGCGCGGGGAGATCGAACTCGACTCGGTCTCCTTCGGATACGCGGGCGGCGGCGGCCGGCAGGTCCTGCACGGTGTCTGTCTGCGTATCGCACCGGGCGAGACCGTCGCCCTGGTCGGGGCGACGGGCGCGGGCAAGTCGACCGTCGTCAAACTCCTCGCCCGGTTCTACGACCCGTCGGCGGGCACGGTCCGCGTCGACGGGCACGATCTGCGCGAGCTCGACCTGCCCGGCTTCCGCCGCAGACTGGGCGTGGTGCCGCAGGAGGCGCATCTGTTCAGCGGCACGGTCCGGGACGCGATCGCGTACGGGCGCCCGGACGCCACCGACACCGAGGTGGAGGCGGCGGCCCGCGCGGTCGGTGCCCACGAGATGGTGGCCGGGCTGCGACTGGGCTACCTCCAGCCGGTGGGGGAGCGCGGCCGCAACCTCTCCGCCGGACAGCGCCAGCTGCTGGCCCTCGCCCGGGCCGAACTCGTCGACCCGGACGTCCTGTTGCTCGACGAGGCGACCGCCTCGCTGGACCTGGCCACCGAACGCCGGGTCGCCGCCGCGACACATGTGCTGGCCCGCCGGCGTACCACCGTCGTCGTCGCCCACCGGCTGACGACGGCGGCCCGCGCGGACCGGGTGGTGGTCCTCGACGCGGGAACCGTCGTCGAGACCGGCACCCATGCCGAACTGCTCGCCGCCGCCGGGCCGTACCGCCGCCTCTGGGATGCCTTCCGTCAGAGCGGCGACCCGGCCCCGGCCGACGGCCATCCGCAGATCAACGAACTCGTCAAGGAGAGTGCACGATGA
- a CDS encoding LLM class flavin-dependent oxidoreductase — translation MSRKPDRKPLHLNAFLMSTGHHEASWRLPESPGEANSDIEHYKNLARIAERGRLDSLFLADSPVLMGDPGRRPAAKLEPTVLLTALAGATEHIGLIATASTSYNEPYNLARRFASLDHISGGRAGWNIVTTAGADAARNFGLDDTPLHRDRYRRAAEFVEVSTKLWDSWADDAVIADKERGVHALAERVRRIEHTGEYFRVDGPLNVQRPPQGYPLLVQAGSSEDGKDFAARYAEAVFTAQQTLEEGIAFYKDVKQRAEAIGRNPDGIKILPGIVPVIGDTETEARALDAELEELIVPEYAKRQLAQRLRIAPDDLDLDAQLPEDIPTEDEIEGAKSRYTLIVELARREKLTVRQLIGRLGGGRGHRTFAGTAEQVADTIEHWYDSGAADGFNIMPAVLPSGLEVFVDRVVPILQERGLFRTEYTARTLRGHYGLPRPANRLFETVDRGEGHFGIGLAEVR, via the coding sequence ATGTCCCGCAAGCCTGACCGCAAGCCGCTCCACCTGAACGCCTTCCTGATGTCCACCGGCCATCACGAAGCGTCCTGGCGTCTGCCCGAGAGCCCGGGCGAGGCGAACTCGGACATCGAGCACTACAAGAACCTGGCCCGGATCGCCGAACGCGGCAGGCTGGACTCGCTGTTCCTCGCCGACAGCCCCGTCCTGATGGGCGACCCCGGACGCCGGCCGGCCGCCAAGCTGGAGCCCACCGTCCTGCTGACCGCGCTGGCCGGGGCCACCGAGCACATCGGCCTCATCGCCACCGCGTCGACCAGCTACAACGAGCCGTACAACCTGGCCCGCAGGTTCGCCTCGCTGGACCACATCTCGGGCGGCCGGGCCGGCTGGAACATCGTCACCACGGCCGGCGCCGACGCGGCCCGCAACTTCGGCCTCGACGACACCCCGCTGCACCGCGACCGCTACCGCCGGGCCGCCGAGTTCGTCGAGGTGTCGACCAAACTCTGGGACAGCTGGGCGGACGACGCCGTGATCGCCGACAAGGAACGCGGCGTGCACGCCCTGGCCGAGCGGGTGCGGCGGATCGAGCACACCGGTGAGTACTTCCGGGTCGACGGCCCGCTCAACGTGCAACGCCCGCCGCAGGGCTACCCGCTGCTGGTGCAGGCCGGCTCCAGCGAGGACGGCAAGGACTTCGCGGCGCGGTACGCGGAAGCCGTCTTCACCGCCCAGCAGACCCTGGAGGAGGGCATCGCCTTCTACAAGGACGTCAAGCAGCGCGCGGAGGCCATCGGACGCAACCCGGACGGCATCAAGATCCTGCCCGGCATCGTTCCCGTCATCGGTGACACGGAGACCGAAGCCCGGGCCCTGGACGCCGAGTTGGAGGAACTGATCGTCCCCGAGTACGCGAAGCGGCAGCTCGCCCAGCGGCTGAGGATCGCCCCCGACGACCTCGACCTCGACGCGCAGCTGCCCGAGGACATCCCCACCGAGGACGAGATCGAGGGCGCGAAGAGCCGCTACACGCTCATCGTGGAGCTCGCCAGGCGCGAGAAGCTGACCGTACGCCAGTTGATCGGGCGGCTCGGGGGCGGGCGCGGACACCGTACGTTCGCCGGAACGGCCGAGCAGGTCGCCGACACCATCGAGCACTGGTACGACAGCGGGGCCGCCGACGGCTTCAACATCATGCCCGCCGTGCTCCCGTCCGGCCTGGAGGTCTTCGTGGACCGGGTGGTGCCGATCCTCCAGGAACGCGGCCTGTTCCGCACCGAGTACACCGCCCGCACGCTGCGCGGCCACTACGGGCTGCCGCGGCCCGCCAACCGGCTGTTCGAGACCGTCGACCGCGGCGAGGGCCACTTCGGCATCGGTCTGGCGGAGGTCCGGTGA
- a CDS encoding ABC transporter ATP-binding protein: MATHSGGLTGTHEENGTGTGTGTAIRPVAVRTRNLVRRFGDRKVLKELDLTVAPGEFTALLGRSGSGKSTLLRAVARLDHTVEGSGELTVPDRVSLSFQDSRLLPWLRVLDNVVLGLRGPKVRERGLTALAEVGLEGRGRSWPHELSGGEQQRAALARALVREPELLLADEPFGALDALTRIKMHGLLRELYERHRPAVLLVTHDVDEAVELADRVLVLEDGRISVDLTVDLPTPRSRRDPRFQEYRDTLLTALGVTQPQTRSEAKETHVPQA, from the coding sequence ATGGCGACGCACTCTGGCGGGCTGACCGGCACCCACGAGGAGAACGGGACCGGGACCGGGACCGGAACCGCGATACGGCCGGTGGCGGTACGGACCAGGAACCTGGTCCGCCGGTTCGGCGACCGGAAAGTACTCAAGGAACTCGATCTGACCGTGGCGCCGGGGGAGTTCACCGCACTCCTCGGCCGCAGCGGCTCCGGCAAGTCCACCCTCCTGCGGGCCGTGGCCCGGCTCGACCACACCGTCGAAGGCTCCGGCGAACTCACCGTCCCGGACCGGGTCTCGCTCTCCTTCCAGGACTCCCGGCTGCTTCCCTGGCTCCGGGTGCTCGACAACGTCGTACTCGGTCTGCGCGGCCCCAAGGTGCGTGAACGCGGACTGACCGCCCTCGCCGAGGTCGGTCTGGAGGGCCGCGGCCGGTCCTGGCCCCATGAACTCTCCGGTGGCGAACAGCAACGGGCCGCCCTGGCCCGGGCGCTCGTCCGCGAACCCGAACTCCTCCTGGCCGACGAGCCGTTCGGGGCCCTCGACGCCCTCACCCGGATCAAGATGCACGGCCTGCTGCGTGAACTGTACGAGCGCCACCGCCCCGCGGTGCTGCTGGTCACCCATGACGTCGACGAGGCCGTCGAACTCGCCGACCGGGTGCTGGTCCTGGAGGACGGGCGGATCTCGGTCGACCTCACCGTCGACCTGCCGACCCCGCGCTCGCGACGCGACCCCCGGTTCCAGGAGTACCGCGACACCCTGCTCACCGCGCTCGGCGTGACACAGCCCCAGACCCGTTCCGAAGCGAAGGAAACCCATGTCCCGCAAGCCTGA